The Flavobacteriales bacterium genomic sequence GCGAAGCGATCTGTATCCCGGCCGGCGGTACACCACCTTTTACTTATATATGGAGTGACGGACAAACCACCAACCCGGCAACCGGACTGGCAGCAGGTGTGTATACAGTGACCGTCAGTGATCAGTACGGCTGTGACACCACGGCCATTGTAGCCCTGACACAACCCACGGTGCTCGACATCCAATTGGGGTCCGATACGGGTGGTTGCGACAACCTCACGTTCACCATCGGTGGTTTGGCGACGGGCGGTACACCTGGGTATTCCTACCTGTGGAATGACAACGCCGGAAGCACCACCTCTTCGATTACCGTGCTTAACACCAGTACCATGACCTATGTAATCACCGTGACGGATACCAACGGTTGTGAAGCAACAGATGATGTGATGTTGTCAAGCAGTCCGCTGCCGATGCCCAACTTCAGCATGACGCAGGAGCCTACATGTGACGGACTGAAAATCAAGTTCAACAACCTGACGGCAAACGGCAGCAATTACTATTGGGACTTCGGTGACGGTACCACCAGCAGCAACCCTTCGCCGACGCACCTGTTCGACTACAATACCCTACCCAACATCAAACTGGTGGTGGTGAACGGCGACTGCCGCGACTCCATCATGGTGACGGACACGATCGGGGAATGGCATACCTATCAGAACTTCACCATCCCGTCTGTGTTCACACCCAATGGCGACGGCATCAACGATTACTTTGAAATTCAAACCGATGGTGACCTGACCCGTTGCACCTTCATGAAAATGATCATGAACAGATGGGGGGTAGTCATCTATCAACCTGACTACGGTCGGTTGTCGTGGGACGGTACCACCGTTGCAGGTGTGCCGGTTCCGTCGGGTACCTACTTCTACCTGGTGCAGATCAAAGACAAGGAATACTCGGGTTATGTACAACTCATCCGAGACGAAAAGTAAAGCTTAGCGTGTTTTAGTGGTTGCAAGATGACCCCGGCAGATCCGGGGTCATTTTTTTTGTTCGCTGCCGGATGCGGCATTTCTTTTCGGCACAGGATCATAGCCGTGGGTTCCCCAGGGATGGCATTTAGACAAGCGTTTGGCGCCGAGCCAGAGTCCTTTCAAAACACCCCATTCCTTGATGGCTTCAATGGTATAGGTGGAGCAAGTGGGCGTATGCCTGCATGTTTGTGGCAACAGGGGAGAGATGGACAACTGGTAAAACCGGATAGGGGCGATGGCCAGCCAGCGGAGGATTTGGCGGATCACTTTCATGGCTGTGGGATTTTTGAAAGTTCGATCCAAACGGGCAGGTGGTCGCTGAAGCCACCGATGTAGTTGGGACCAGCGTACGTGCGGAGGGGTTTAACGCCGCCGCTCCCTTTGTCATCTTCCATCAGGAAGTCGGCAGTGAACACCTGACCACGGCAAGCCTGCCAATCGTTGACGCCATCCAGCAAATTCGGACTCACAAGGATCTGGTCCAGCAGCTCCCAGTCGCCCGCGAACTTATGGCTTCCGCTGAAAGGGTCCTGCGGTAACATCGTATGCCGGAAGGTGACTCCGGTATCAATCAGCTGCCGGATGCTGGCGTTGCCCGGGCCGTCGTTGAAATCGCCCATGACCAGGATCATGGCCGAAGGTTGTCTTTGCAGGATGCTGTCGGCAATGGCTTTCAACACCCGACCGGCATATATTCGTTTCGGTTCCGATTCTTCGGCGCCACCCCGCCGGCTGGGCCAATGGTTCACCATGATGTGCAGCGTATCCCTACCGTTAATCACACCTTTCACATACAGGATGTCTCGCGTACGAAGCTGGCTTCCCGGCGGGCACACGCGGTATGCGCTGTCGCAAATCACTGTAAAGAACCGCCTGTTGTAGATCAACCCGACGTCAATTCCTCGGCGGTCGGGTGAGTCGTGATGCACGATGCCCCAGTTGCCGTTTGAAAGCGGCGTATCCTTCAACAGGTCTTCAAGCACCTGCCGGTTTTCCAGTTCGCACATGCCGGCAATGGCAAGCCCGTCCCAGCCGCCAATACCCATCAGTACCTTGCTGATGTGCTGAAGCTTGGTGCGGTAGCGGTTGTACGTCCAGTGAAGTTTTCCGTCAGGTGTGAATTCATCGTCAAGGGTCAGGCTGTCATTCTCGGGGTGAAACAGGTTCTCCACATTGTAGAAAGCAATGCGCATCACCGGAATGCCGGGGTCAGTCGACTGTGCTCTCGCAATCGAAACGAAGTGGCAGGTAAGCAAAACAAACAGGTAGCACCGGAGCATCTTCAAAAATACGAAAAGGCTTTTTCACCGCGGCCGGTGATGTAAGTCATGGTAAAAGATATTTGTAATCCATAACTTAGCCTATCCATCATACAGAACAGGTTGAAGGGCATGGAAAGCAGGGCGTGATGACAATGTTTCAACGCCTTTTTTGTTGCCCGGACCTCAGCAAAACGAACCATGAAAACCATCATCTTACCTACTGATTTCAGTGCATGTTCCGACCAGGCAGTTGAGTATGCCATCGGGCTTTTTGGAAAAACGGCCACACGCTTTCTACTGATACATGTGTACCAGATTCCATTGACGTATCCTTCTGCGGTGATTCCCGGATTGGAAATACTGAAGGAAAAGGCCGAGCAGGACTTGCAGAAAAAAGCCGAAGAACTGAAGGGGCGTATTGGCGCCGAGTTGGTTTGCCAGGCGTATGAAGGCGATGTGGTGGATGCCATTGCCAGGTTGGCCAAAAAGGAGGAAGGTGCAATGGTGGTTATGGGTTCGCATGGCATGAGCCCGATGCGGGAGTTACTGGTGGGAAGTCATGCCGTGGAATGCATCCGTCATCTCCCATGTCCGGTGATCATTGTGCCCGAAAAGGCGGAGATCCATTCCCCGGAAAAGATCCTGTTTGCATCTGATGCGGAAACCGAAGGTGGAGTGGATGCGCCCGATGCCTTGGCCGCATTCGCACGACATTTCGATGCACGCCTGACGGTGGTGCACGTGAACGAGAAAAGCATGGCCAGTGTGCAGAGCGCCACCCATGCTACATTGGGCAAGGTGTACGAGGGGTTGAAAGTAGAATTCCGTGAAGCGGCTGGTGACGATGTAAGTGAGGTCATCGAACGCGTGGCCGACGAAACCGGTGCCCACCTGATTGCCATGGTGGCGCATCACCGCAAACTGATGGAACGCATCTTCCACAAAAGTGTAACACGCAAGGTGGCCATCAGTACACACATTCCATTGATCTCATTCCCATCCTGATTGTACGGTTATGAGTGCGTTGAAGAAGAAGCTGAATTCGGCCGGTACCGGCGATGGGCCGTGCATCACCATGGTGATCCCCACCAAACCCGCATACCCGGACGCGCGGCAGAATCACATCATCCTGAAGAATGCATTGAAGGAAGTTCGCCAACATCTTACCGAACAATTTGATGCGATCCGTGCCGAGGAGATCTACAAAAAACTGGAACACAAAACGGAAACCATCGACCTGCAGCATGTAAAGGAAGGTTTGGGGATCTATTTTTCCGAAGGTGTTTTCGAAACGATGGTGTTTCCGTATCCGGTGCAGGCGAAGACGGTGATCGGTGAGTCCTTTGATACCTCGGAGGTAGAAGCGCAACAACAGAAACACAAAGCCATTTACGTGCTGGCATTGTCAAAAGGTGCCACGCGTTTGTTCAAAGGAGAGGATGGTATGCTGGAAGAAATCATCAATGAAGATTTCCCGAAAAAATTTGAACAACAGTATCAGACCAGCCAATCTTCCCTGGGGGCGTTTACCAACTATGAAGAAAGCCAGGTGAATCATGAACGGGAAGAAGCCTTCATGCGGGAAGTGGATGTCTTGCTTGGAAAATATATGAAGGAGGAGGACCTGCCGGTGGTACTGATGGGTGTGGAGCGTTCACTTTCGGAATTCATGCACGTGTCAAGGCACGCCAAGGACGTGATCCGTCGTGTGGAAGGCAACTATGATTACCATGCAGTTTCGGAAGTGGGGGAGAAGGTGTGGGGGGAGTTGTGAGTTTCAAGTTGCGAGTGGCGAGTCTCAAGTTGGCTCCCAAGATAAACGATGATCTACCCCATAGGAAGACATTGGTAGTGTTCGGCTGAGCGGGGTTTCAGCGTGCAACCGATAAGCCACACGAAGTCACGACATACCCTGATCCCGAATTCGTCTTTTGA encodes the following:
- the yidD gene encoding membrane protein insertion efficiency factor YidD; protein product: MKVIRQILRWLAIAPIRFYQLSISPLLPQTCRHTPTCSTYTIEAIKEWGVLKGLWLGAKRLSKCHPWGTHGYDPVPKRNAASGSEQKK
- a CDS encoding endonuclease; this encodes MKMLRCYLFVLLTCHFVSIARAQSTDPGIPVMRIAFYNVENLFHPENDSLTLDDEFTPDGKLHWTYNRYRTKLQHISKVLMGIGGWDGLAIAGMCELENRQVLEDLLKDTPLSNGNWGIVHHDSPDRRGIDVGLIYNRRFFTVICDSAYRVCPPGSQLRTRDILYVKGVINGRDTLHIMVNHWPSRRGGAEESEPKRIYAGRVLKAIADSILQRQPSAMILVMGDFNDGPGNASIRQLIDTGVTFRHTMLPQDPFSGSHKFAGDWELLDQILVSPNLLDGVNDWQACRGQVFTADFLMEDDKGSGGVKPLRTYAGPNYIGGFSDHLPVWIELSKIPQP
- a CDS encoding universal stress protein — protein: MKTIILPTDFSACSDQAVEYAIGLFGKTATRFLLIHVYQIPLTYPSAVIPGLEILKEKAEQDLQKKAEELKGRIGAELVCQAYEGDVVDAIARLAKKEEGAMVVMGSHGMSPMRELLVGSHAVECIRHLPCPVIIVPEKAEIHSPEKILFASDAETEGGVDAPDALAAFARHFDARLTVVHVNEKSMASVQSATHATLGKVYEGLKVEFREAAGDDVSEVIERVADETGAHLIAMVAHHRKLMERIFHKSVTRKVAISTHIPLISFPS